One Pongo pygmaeus isolate AG05252 chromosome 10, NHGRI_mPonPyg2-v2.0_pri, whole genome shotgun sequence genomic window carries:
- the BIN2 gene encoding bridging integrator 2 isoform X4, with protein sequence MENYVAQFSEIKERIAKRGRKLVDYDSARHHLEAVQNAKKKDEAKTAKAEEEFNKAQTVFEDLNQELLEELPILYNSRIGCYVTIFQNISNLRDVFYREMSKLNHNLYEVMSKLEKQHSNKVFVVKGLSSSSRRSLVISPPVRTATVSSPLTSPTSPSTLSLKSESESMSATEDLAPDAAQGEDNSEIKELLEEEEIEKEGSEASSSEEDEPLPAFNGPAQAQPSPTTESAKSQEEVLPSSPAPSTGGALSPSGQPSSSATEVVLRTRTASEGSEQPKKRASIQRTSAPPSRPPPPRATASPRPSSGNIPSSPTASGGGSPTSPRASLGTGTPSPRTSLEVSPNPEPPEKPVRTPEAKENENIHNQNPKELCASPTLMTSQIASEPGEAKKMEDKEEDNKLISADSSEGQDQLQVSTVPENNNLTAPEPQEEVSTSENPQL encoded by the exons ATGGAAAACTACGTTGCCCAGTTCAGCGAAATTAAG GAGAGAATTGCCAAGCGGGGTCGGAAACTCGTGGACTATGACAGTGCCCGACATCACCTGGAGGCAGTGCAGAATGCCAAGAAGAAAGATGAGGCCAAGACTGCcaag GCAGAGGAAGAGTTTAACAAAGCCCAGACTGTGTTTGAAGATCTGAACCAAGAACTACTAGAGGAGCTGCCTATTCTTTATAATAG TCGTATTGGCTGCTATGTGACCATCTTCCAAAATATTTCCAACTTGAGGGATGTCTTCTACCGGGAAATGAGCAAG CTGAACCACAATCTCTACGAGGTGATGAGCAAACTGGAGAAGCAACATTCCAATAAAGTCTTTGTGGTGAAGGGACTGTCAAG CAGCAGCAGGCGCTCTTTAGTCATTTCTCCCCCAGTTCGAACAGCTACGGTCTCCAGTCCTCTTACCTCACCTACTAGTCCCTCTACACTTTCCTTGAAGAGTGAGAGTGAATCTATGTCAGCAACTGAAGATCTGGCACCTGATGCAGCCCAGGGGGAAGACAATTCTGAGATCAAGGAGCTCTTAGAAGAGGAGGAAATAGAGAAGGAAGGATCTGAAGCAAGCTCCTCTGAGGAAGATGAGCCTCTACCAGCCTTCAATGGCCCCGCCCAGGCCCAGCCCTCTCCTACCACTGAGAGTGCCAAGTCCCAGGAGGAAGTTCTCCCCAGCTCCCCAGCTCCATCAACAGGCGGAGCCCTGAGCCCTTCAGGGCAGCCTTCATCATCTGCCACAGAAGTAGTCCTCCGAACCCGCACCGCAAGTGAAGGATCTGAACAACCAAAGAAGAGAGCCTCTATCCAGAGGACCTCAGCACCTCCTAGTAGACCTCCTCCACCCAGAGCCACTGCAAGCCCCAGGCCCTCCTCAGGGAACATACCTTCCAGCCCTACAGCCTCTGGAGGGGGTTCACCCACCAGCCCTAGGGCCTCCTTGGGGACTGGGACTCCAAGTCCTAGGACCTCCCTAGAGGTCTCTCCTAATCCAGAACCACCAGAGAAGCCAGTAAGAACTCCTGaggccaaagaaaatgaaaacatccaCAATCAGAACCCCAAAGAACTTTGTGCTTCCCCCACCTTAATGACATCTCAG ATTGCTTCAGAGCCTGGAGAGGCAAAGAAGATGGAAGACAAGGAAGAGGATAATAAGCTTATCTCAGCTGACTCCTCAGAG
- the BIN2 gene encoding bridging integrator 2 isoform X3 translates to MHESSKRVSETLQEIYSSEWDGHEELKAIVGNNDLLWEDYEEKLADQAVRTMENYVAQFSEIKERIAKRGRKLVDYDSARHHLEAVQNAKKKDEAKTAKAEEEFNKAQTVFEDLNQELLEELPILYNSRIGCYVTIFQNISNLRDVFYREMSKLNHNLYEVMSKLEKQHSNKVFVVKGLSSSSRRSLVISPPVRTATVSSPLTSPTSPSTLSLKSESESMSATEDLAPDAAQGEDNSEIKELLEEEEIEKEGSEASSSEEDEPLPAFNGPAQAQPSPTTESAKSQEEVLPSSPAPSTGGALSPSGQPSSSATEVVLRTRTASEGSEQPKKRASIQRTSAPPSRPPPPRATASPRPSSGNIPSSPTASGGGSPTSPRASLGTGTPSPRTSLEVSPNPEPPEKPVRTPEAKENENIHNQNPKELCASPTLMTSQIASEPGEAKKMEDKEEDNKLISADSSEGQDQLQVSTVPENNNLTAPEPQEEVSTSENPQL, encoded by the exons ATGCATGAAAGTTCAAAAAGAGTGTCAGAAACCCTGCAGGAGATCTACAGCAGCGAGTGGGATGGTCATGAGGAGCTGAAGGCCATCGTAGGG AATAATGATCTCCTTTGGGAAGACTACGAGGAGAAACTGGCTGACCAAGCTGTGAGGACCATGGAAAACTACGTTGCCCAGTTCAGCGAAATTAAG GAGAGAATTGCCAAGCGGGGTCGGAAACTCGTGGACTATGACAGTGCCCGACATCACCTGGAGGCAGTGCAGAATGCCAAGAAGAAAGATGAGGCCAAGACTGCcaag GCAGAGGAAGAGTTTAACAAAGCCCAGACTGTGTTTGAAGATCTGAACCAAGAACTACTAGAGGAGCTGCCTATTCTTTATAATAG TCGTATTGGCTGCTATGTGACCATCTTCCAAAATATTTCCAACTTGAGGGATGTCTTCTACCGGGAAATGAGCAAG CTGAACCACAATCTCTACGAGGTGATGAGCAAACTGGAGAAGCAACATTCCAATAAAGTCTTTGTGGTGAAGGGACTGTCAAG CAGCAGCAGGCGCTCTTTAGTCATTTCTCCCCCAGTTCGAACAGCTACGGTCTCCAGTCCTCTTACCTCACCTACTAGTCCCTCTACACTTTCCTTGAAGAGTGAGAGTGAATCTATGTCAGCAACTGAAGATCTGGCACCTGATGCAGCCCAGGGGGAAGACAATTCTGAGATCAAGGAGCTCTTAGAAGAGGAGGAAATAGAGAAGGAAGGATCTGAAGCAAGCTCCTCTGAGGAAGATGAGCCTCTACCAGCCTTCAATGGCCCCGCCCAGGCCCAGCCCTCTCCTACCACTGAGAGTGCCAAGTCCCAGGAGGAAGTTCTCCCCAGCTCCCCAGCTCCATCAACAGGCGGAGCCCTGAGCCCTTCAGGGCAGCCTTCATCATCTGCCACAGAAGTAGTCCTCCGAACCCGCACCGCAAGTGAAGGATCTGAACAACCAAAGAAGAGAGCCTCTATCCAGAGGACCTCAGCACCTCCTAGTAGACCTCCTCCACCCAGAGCCACTGCAAGCCCCAGGCCCTCCTCAGGGAACATACCTTCCAGCCCTACAGCCTCTGGAGGGGGTTCACCCACCAGCCCTAGGGCCTCCTTGGGGACTGGGACTCCAAGTCCTAGGACCTCCCTAGAGGTCTCTCCTAATCCAGAACCACCAGAGAAGCCAGTAAGAACTCCTGaggccaaagaaaatgaaaacatccaCAATCAGAACCCCAAAGAACTTTGTGCTTCCCCCACCTTAATGACATCTCAG ATTGCTTCAGAGCCTGGAGAGGCAAAGAAGATGGAAGACAAGGAAGAGGATAATAAGCTTATCTCAGCTGACTCCTCAGAG